A DNA window from Enterobacter asburiae contains the following coding sequences:
- the astB gene encoding N-succinylarginine dihydrolase has translation MKAREVNFDGLVGLTHHYAGLSFGNEASTKHRFQVSNPKLAAKQGLLKMKALADAGFPQAVIPPQERPNVAVLRQLGFSGTDEQVVEKAGTQTPHLLSAASSASSMWVANAATVAPSADTLDGKVHLTVANLNNKFHRATEAETTERVLRAIFNHDAHFEVHQALPQVAMFGDEGAANHNRLGGDYGDPGLQLFIYGREEGGHAAPTRYPARQTLAASQAVARLNQVNPSQVVFAQQNPHVIDQGVFHNDVIAVSNRQVLFCHEQAFAHQEKLLATLHERVRGFTPVQVPTEAVSVQDAVETYLFNSQLLSRDDGSMMLVLPQESRDHKGVWRYLTELVKADNPIDELRVFDLRESMANGGGPACLRLRVVLTQDEMQAVNPAVMMNDTLFTRLNDWVDRYYRDRLTQADLVDPQLLREGREALDALSTILQLGSVYPFQR, from the coding sequence ATGAAAGCGCGTGAGGTTAACTTTGACGGGCTGGTGGGGCTGACGCACCACTATGCCGGTCTCTCTTTTGGTAATGAAGCCTCGACGAAGCACCGTTTTCAGGTCTCCAACCCGAAGCTGGCGGCGAAGCAGGGGCTGCTGAAGATGAAAGCGCTGGCGGATGCCGGTTTCCCGCAGGCGGTGATCCCGCCGCAGGAACGCCCGAACGTGGCGGTCCTTCGTCAGCTCGGCTTTAGCGGTACCGATGAGCAGGTGGTTGAAAAAGCGGGTACGCAGACCCCGCACCTGCTCTCCGCGGCAAGCTCCGCCTCCTCGATGTGGGTGGCAAACGCGGCGACCGTCGCGCCGTCAGCCGATACGCTGGATGGCAAAGTTCATCTGACGGTGGCGAACCTGAACAATAAATTCCACCGCGCCACCGAAGCGGAAACCACCGAGCGCGTGCTGCGCGCCATTTTCAACCATGACGCCCATTTTGAGGTGCATCAGGCCCTGCCGCAGGTGGCGATGTTTGGCGACGAAGGCGCGGCCAACCATAACCGCCTGGGGGGCGACTATGGCGACCCGGGTCTGCAGCTGTTTATCTACGGGCGAGAAGAGGGGGGCCACGCCGCGCCAACCCGTTATCCTGCCCGTCAGACGCTGGCGGCGAGCCAGGCGGTTGCCCGACTGAACCAGGTCAATCCTTCCCAGGTGGTTTTTGCCCAGCAAAACCCGCATGTGATTGACCAGGGCGTTTTCCATAACGACGTGATTGCCGTTTCTAACCGCCAGGTGCTGTTCTGCCACGAGCAGGCGTTTGCCCATCAGGAGAAGCTGCTCGCCACGCTGCATGAGCGCGTGCGCGGCTTCACGCCAGTCCAGGTGCCCACGGAGGCGGTGAGCGTGCAGGACGCGGTAGAAACCTATCTGTTCAATAGCCAGCTGCTGAGCCGTGACGATGGCAGCATGATGCTGGTCCTGCCGCAGGAGTCCCGGGATCATAAAGGCGTGTGGCGCTACCTGACGGAGCTGGTCAAGGCCGATAACCCGATTGACGAACTGCGCGTGTTTGACCTGCGCGAAAGCATGGCCAACGGCGGTGGCCCCGCCTGTTTACGTCTGCGCGTGGTCCTGACCCAGGACGAAATGCAGGCGGTGAACCCGGCGGTCATGATGAACGATACGCTCTTTACGCGGCTGAATGACTGGGTCGATCGCTACTATCGCGATCGTCTGACG